The Streptococcus sp. VT 162 genome has a window encoding:
- a CDS encoding purine nucleoside phosphorylase: protein MSIHIAAQQGEIADKILLPGDPLRAKFIAENFLEDAVCFNEVRNMFGYTGTYKGHRVSVMGTGMGMPSISIYARELIVDYGVKKLIRVGTAGSLNEDVHVRELVLAQAAATNSNIIRNDWPQYDFPQIASFDLLDKAYHIAKELGMTTHVGNVLSSDVFYSNYFEKNIELGKWGVKAVEMEAAALYYLAAQHHVDALAIMTISDSLVNPDEDTTAEERQNTFTDMMKVGLETLIAE from the coding sequence ATGTCTATCCATATTGCTGCTCAGCAGGGTGAAATTGCTGATAAAATTCTTCTTCCTGGGGATCCTCTTCGTGCTAAGTTTATTGCGGAGAATTTCCTTGAAGATGCTGTTTGTTTTAACGAAGTGCGTAACATGTTTGGCTACACTGGTACGTACAAGGGTCACCGTGTATCGGTCATGGGAACTGGGATGGGAATGCCGTCCATTTCTATCTATGCCCGTGAGTTGATTGTAGACTACGGAGTGAAGAAATTGATTCGTGTGGGAACTGCGGGTTCATTAAATGAAGATGTTCATGTCCGTGAATTGGTTTTGGCGCAAGCAGCTGCAACCAACTCAAACATCATCCGCAATGACTGGCCACAGTATGATTTCCCACAAATCGCTAGCTTTGATTTGCTTGACAAGGCCTACCATATCGCTAAAGAACTCGGTATGACAACCCACGTTGGGAACGTCTTGTCATCTGATGTCTTTTACTCAAACTACTTTGAAAAGAACATTGAGCTTGGTAAATGGGGAGTTAAAGCTGTAGAAATGGAAGCAGCAGCACTTTACTATCTTGCTGCCCAACACCACGTTGATGCGCTAGCTATCATGACAATCTCTGATAGCTTGGTCAATCCAGATGAAGATACTACTGCAGAAGAACGCCAAAATACCTTCACCGATATGATGAAGGTTGGTTTGGAAACCTTGATTGCAGAGTAA
- a CDS encoding ribose 5-phosphate isomerase — protein sequence MENLKKIAGIKAAEFVKDGMVVGLGTGSTAYYFVEEIGRRIKEEGLQITAVTTSSVTSKQAEGLNIPLKSIDQVDFVDVTVDGADEVDSQSNGIKGGGGALLMEKVVATPSKEYIWVVDESKLVEKLGAFKLPVEVVQYGAEQVFRRFERAGYKPSFREKDGQRFVTDMQNFIIDLALDVIEDPIAFGQELDHVVGVVEHGLFNQMVDKVIVAGRDGVQILTSKKAN from the coding sequence GTGGAGAATCTGAAAAAGATAGCAGGTATCAAGGCTGCTGAGTTTGTCAAGGATGGTATGGTTGTTGGACTCGGTACTGGATCAACTGCTTACTATTTCGTAGAAGAAATCGGTCGTCGGATTAAGGAAGAAGGTTTGCAGATTACTGCTGTAACGACTTCCAGTGTGACCAGTAAACAGGCTGAAGGTCTTAACATCCCGCTCAAGTCGATTGATCAAGTAGACTTTGTCGATGTGACGGTTGACGGGGCGGATGAAGTAGATAGTCAGTCCAACGGGATCAAAGGTGGTGGTGGTGCCCTTCTGATGGAGAAGGTTGTCGCAACGCCCTCAAAAGAATACATTTGGGTGGTCGATGAAAGCAAACTGGTAGAGAAACTAGGTGCTTTTAAATTGCCTGTAGAAGTGGTTCAGTATGGTGCAGAACAGGTCTTTCGTCGGTTTGAGCGAGCTGGCTACAAACCAAGTTTCCGTGAAAAAGACGGCCAACGTTTTGTGACCGATATGCAGAACTTTATCATTGACCTAGCCTTGGATGTCATTGAAGATCCGATTGCCTTCGGACAAGAATTGGACCATGTCGTTGGTGTCGTAGAGCATGGCTTGTTCAACCAAATGGTGGATAAGGTCATCGTAGCGGGACGAGATGGTGTTCAGATTTTAACTTCAAAAAAAGCAAACTAA
- a CDS encoding glutamine amidotransferase (Catalyzes the transfer of the ammonia group from glutamine to a new carbon-nitrogen group) — protein MRVHFILHETFEVPGAYLKWAIERGHQITSTKVYEKEPLPETIDGIDFLIVMGGPQSPDEDRENFPYYDPKAELAFMKEAIATDIYIVGVCLGAQLLSVAYGAKYEHSPEREIGVYPVTLTMQGLTDPHFSLFGETIETGHWHGDMPGLTDEAVVLATSQGCPRQIIRFSPKHYAFQAHLEFDPDAVELLIAADGEEKLREQSEKLPFVQTPEELRGNDYSEMNAKLYAFLDSLVN, from the coding sequence ATGAGAGTTCACTTTATTTTACATGAGACATTTGAGGTTCCAGGCGCATATCTAAAATGGGCTATAGAACGAGGTCATCAAATTACATCAACAAAGGTTTATGAAAAAGAACCTCTTCCTGAAACAATTGACGGGATTGATTTTCTGATTGTCATGGGTGGTCCTCAATCACCTGATGAGGATAGAGAAAACTTCCCATACTATGATCCAAAGGCTGAGCTTGCTTTTATGAAAGAAGCGATTGCTACAGATATTTATATTGTTGGTGTCTGTCTTGGTGCGCAACTCCTATCTGTTGCCTATGGTGCGAAGTATGAACATAGTCCAGAGCGCGAGATCGGTGTTTATCCTGTGACATTGACGATGCAAGGTCTAACAGATCCTCATTTCAGCTTGTTCGGAGAAACCATAGAAACCGGCCACTGGCACGGTGATATGCCAGGGCTGACAGATGAAGCTGTCGTCTTGGCGACCAGTCAAGGTTGTCCACGCCAAATTATTCGCTTCAGTCCAAAACATTATGCCTTTCAGGCTCATTTGGAATTTGATCCAGACGCAGTAGAATTATTGATTGCTGCGGATGGTGAGGAGAAATTAAGAGAGCAAAGTGAAAAGTTGCCTTTTGTTCAAACACCAGAAGAATTACGTGGAAACGATTATTCTGAAATGAATGCAAAACTGTATGCATTTTTAGATTCATTGGTAAACTAG
- a CDS encoding purine nucleoside phosphorylase (catalyzes the formation of a purine and ribose phosphate from a purine nucleoside; in E. coli this enzyme functions in xanthosine degradation), with protein sequence MTFLDKIKETAAFLKEKGIQVPEFGLILGSGLGELAEEIENPVVVDYADIPNWGRSTVVGHAGKLVYGELSGRKVLALQGRFHFYEGNPLEVVTFPVRVMKVLGCEGVIVTNAAGGIGFGPGTLMAISDHINMTGQNPLMGENLDDFGPRFPDMSKAYTPEYCATAHEVAKKLGIKLDEGVYIGVTGPTYETPAEIRAYKTLGADAVGMSTVPEVIVAAHSGLKVLGISCITNHAAGFQEELNHEEVVEVTERVKGDFKGLLKAILAEL encoded by the coding sequence ATGACATTTTTAGATAAGATCAAGGAAACAGCTGCTTTCCTGAAAGAAAAAGGAATCCAAGTGCCTGAGTTCGGTCTAATCCTTGGATCAGGCCTTGGAGAATTGGCAGAAGAAATCGAAAATCCAGTTGTAGTAGATTATGCAGACATTCCAAACTGGGGTCGCTCTACAGTAGTTGGACACGCTGGGAAATTGGTATATGGTGAACTTTCAGGTCGCAAGGTCTTGGCTCTTCAAGGTCGTTTCCATTTCTACGAAGGAAATCCTCTCGAAGTCGTGACTTTCCCAGTACGTGTGATGAAAGTTCTCGGATGTGAAGGTGTCATTGTAACCAATGCAGCTGGCGGTATTGGTTTCGGTCCTGGTACCTTGATGGCTATCTCAGACCATATCAATATGACGGGGCAAAACCCATTGATGGGTGAAAACTTGGATGACTTTGGTCCACGTTTCCCAGATATGTCTAAAGCCTACACACCAGAATACTGTGCTACTGCCCATGAAGTGGCTAAAAAACTTGGTATCAAGCTTGATGAAGGTGTCTATATCGGTGTTACTGGTCCGACATATGAAACACCTGCAGAGATTCGTGCCTATAAGACACTGGGAGCAGATGCGGTTGGTATGTCTACGGTTCCTGAAGTTATTGTGGCCGCTCACTCAGGCTTGAAAGTTCTCGGTATTTCATGTATTACTAACCATGCTGCAGGATTCCAAGAAGAACTTAACCACGAGGAAGTTGTAGAAGTGACTGAACGTGTCAAAGGCGACTTCAAAGGCTTGCTTAAAGCGATTCTTGCTGAATTGTAA
- a CDS encoding phosphopentomutase (catalyzes the transfer of phosphate between the C1 and C5 carbons of pentose) translates to MSKFNRIHLVVLDSVGIGAAPDANNFVNAGVPDGASDTLGHISKTVGLNVPNMAKIGLGNIPRETPLKTVPAESNPTGYATKLEEVSLGKDTMTGHWEIMGLNITEPFDTFWNGFPEEILTKIEEFSGRKVIREANKPYSGTAVIDDFGPRQMETGELIIYTSADPVLQIAAHEDIIPLDELYRICEYARSITLERPALLGRIIARPYVGEPGNFTRTANRRDLAVSPFAPTVLDKLNEAGIDTYAVGKINDIFNGAGINHDMGHNKSNSHGIDTLLKTMGLAEFEKGFSFTNLVDFDALYGHRRNAHGYRDCLHEFDERLPEIIAAMRENDLLLITADHGNDPTYAGTDHTREYIPLLAYSPSFKGNGVIPVGHFADISATVADNFGVETAMIGESFLDKLV, encoded by the coding sequence ATGTCAAAATTTAATCGGATTCACTTGGTTGTACTGGATTCTGTGGGAATCGGTGCTGCACCAGATGCCAATAACTTTGTCAATGCAGGGGTTCCAGATGGAGCTTCTGACACACTAGGACACATTTCCAAAACAGTTGGTTTGAATGTGCCAAACATGGCTAAAATCGGTCTAGGAAATATTCCTCGCGAAACTCCTCTAAAGACTGTACCAGCTGAAAGCAATCCAACAGGATATGCAACAAAATTGGAAGAAGTTTCCCTTGGTAAGGATACCATGACTGGTCACTGGGAAATCATGGGACTCAATATTACTGAGCCTTTCGATACTTTCTGGAACGGATTTCCAGAAGAAATCTTGACAAAGATTGAAGAATTTTCAGGACGTAAGGTCATTCGTGAAGCCAACAAACCTTACTCAGGTACGGCTGTTATCGATGATTTCGGACCACGTCAAATGGAAACTGGAGAGTTGATTATCTATACTTCAGCTGACCCTGTTTTGCAAATTGCTGCCCATGAAGACATTATTCCTTTGGATGAATTGTACCGTATCTGTGAATACGCTCGTTCAATTACCCTTGAGCGTCCTGCTCTTCTAGGTCGTATCATTGCCCGTCCATATGTTGGTGAGCCAGGTAACTTCACTCGTACAGCAAATCGTCGTGACTTAGCCGTTTCTCCATTTGCACCAACTGTTTTGGATAAATTGAATGAGGCTGGTATCGATACTTACGCTGTTGGTAAAATCAACGATATCTTTAATGGTGCTGGTATCAATCATGACATGGGCCACAACAAGTCAAACAGCCACGGAATTGATACATTATTGAAGACTATGGGACTTGCTGAGTTTGAAAAAGGATTCTCCTTCACAAACTTAGTTGACTTTGATGCCCTTTACGGCCACCGCCGCAATGCTCATGGTTACCGTGATTGCTTGCATGAGTTTGATGAACGCTTGCCTGAAATTATCGCTGCCATGAGAGAAAATGATCTTCTCTTGATTACTGCGGACCACGGAAATGACCCAACCTATGCTGGAACTGACCACACTCGTGAATATATTCCACTTTTAGCTTACAGCCCTAGCTTTAAGGGAAATGGTGTCATTCCAGTCGGACATTTTGCAGATATCTCAGCGACAGTTGCGGATAACTTTGGTGTTGAAACTGCCATGATTGGGGAAAGTTTCTTAGATAAATTGGTATAA
- a CDS encoding permease: MYLAIKEILRNKLRYSLILTTIFLIAFMVFFMTSLALGLVRNNRAAIDNWKATGVVLSDYANDNLTASFIPEKDYKEKSSEEAAPLGYMFAVTNLVDGSEKINVSIFAQDWDSFISPSLTEGRYPERDDEVVVDQSFENYGMKLGDAIQLNGSETSYKIVGLTQGNKFFTEPVVFTSLTTYWTLQGTLKANRSISALVLKNDIEVTGDGLKQISIPKMISKIPGYTPQVNVFSGMILAMIVITGLIVGIFVYIITIQKLGLYGIMRAQGIQIKTIVWSLFCQIFLLAGMGIALALLAIGGVILVLPATFFFYPSWIAYSVLSLVISLMALLGGVISLPRLLKVDPITAIAE; the protein is encoded by the coding sequence ATGTATCTTGCTATCAAAGAGATATTACGAAACAAACTTCGATATAGTTTGATTCTAACTACCATTTTTCTTATCGCTTTTATGGTCTTTTTTATGACCAGTCTAGCTCTTGGTCTTGTGCGAAACAACCGAGCAGCTATTGATAATTGGAAAGCGACGGGTGTCGTTTTATCCGACTACGCAAATGATAATTTGACGGCATCCTTTATTCCTGAAAAGGACTACAAGGAAAAGAGTTCTGAAGAGGCTGCTCCATTGGGCTATATGTTCGCTGTGACCAATCTAGTCGATGGTAGTGAAAAGATCAACGTTTCCATCTTTGCTCAAGACTGGGACTCTTTTATCTCTCCTAGTTTGACGGAGGGTCGTTATCCTGAAAGAGATGATGAGGTTGTCGTGGATCAGTCTTTTGAGAACTATGGGATGAAGCTAGGTGATGCCATTCAGCTCAATGGAAGCGAGACAAGTTACAAGATTGTAGGCCTGACTCAAGGAAATAAATTTTTCACAGAGCCTGTTGTCTTTACGAGTCTGACAACTTATTGGACCTTACAAGGAACCTTGAAAGCCAATCGTTCCATCTCTGCCTTAGTATTGAAAAATGACATAGAAGTGACTGGCGATGGTCTAAAACAGATTTCCATTCCAAAAATGATATCGAAAATTCCTGGTTACACACCTCAGGTTAATGTATTTTCAGGAATGATTCTTGCTATGATTGTCATTACAGGCTTGATTGTGGGAATTTTTGTTTATATCATTACCATCCAAAAACTAGGCCTTTATGGAATAATGCGGGCTCAGGGGATACAGATCAAAACCATTGTATGGTCTCTGTTCTGTCAAATCTTCCTCCTAGCTGGTATGGGGATTGCTTTAGCCTTGCTGGCAATCGGAGGAGTGATTTTAGTCTTACCAGCTACCTTCTTTTTCTATCCAAGTTGGATAGCCTACTCTGTCCTAAGCTTGGTAATTTCCTTGATGGCCCTTCTAGGTGGTGTCATTTCACTTCCACGCTTGCTAAAGGTAGACCCGATTACTGCGATTGCAGAATGA
- a CDS encoding dihydroorotate dehydrogenase, whose product MSFDGFFLHHMIEELRRELVNGRIQKINQPFEQELVLQIRSNRQSHRLLLSAHPVFGRIQLTQTTFENPAQPSTFIMVLRKYLQGALIESIEQIENDRIVEITVSNKNEIGDHIQATLIIEIMGKHSNILLVDKSSHKILEVIKHVGFSQNSYRTLLPGSTYLAPPSTESLNPFTVKDEKLFEILQTQELTAKNLQSLFQGLGRDTANELENILVSDKLSTFRNFFSQETKPCLTETSFSPVPFVNQVGEPFASLSDLLDTYYKDKAERDRVKQQASELIRRVENELQKNRHKLKKQEKELLATDNAEEFRQKGELLTTFLHQVPNDQDQVTLDNYYTNQPITIALDKALTPSQNAQRYFKRYQKLKEAVKYLTELIEETKATILYLESVETVLNQAGLEEIAEIREELIQTGFIRRRQREKIQKRKKPEQYLASDGKTIIYVGRNNLQNEELTFKMARKEELWFHAKDIPGSHVVISGNLDPSDEVKTDAAELAAYFSKGRLSNLVQVDMIEVKKLNKPTGGKPGFVTYTGQKTLRVTPDPEKIASMKKS is encoded by the coding sequence TTTTTTACACCACATGATTGAGGAATTGCGAAGAGAGTTGGTCAATGGTCGCATCCAGAAAATCAATCAACCTTTTGAACAAGAGTTGGTCTTGCAAATCCGCAGCAATCGTCAAAGCCATCGCCTGCTCCTCTCTGCTCATCCCGTTTTTGGTCGCATCCAGCTGACCCAAACGACTTTTGAAAATCCAGCCCAACCTTCTACTTTTATCATGGTTTTGAGAAAGTATTTACAAGGCGCCCTGATTGAGTCGATCGAGCAAATCGAAAATGACCGTATTGTGGAAATTACCGTTTCCAATAAAAACGAGATTGGGGACCATATCCAGGCTACTTTGATTATCGAGATTATGGGGAAACACAGTAATATTCTCCTCGTGGATAAAAGCAGCCATAAAATCCTCGAAGTTATTAAACACGTTGGCTTTTCACAAAATAGCTACCGCACCTTGCTCCCCGGATCGACCTATCTCGCTCCACCAAGCACCGAGTCTCTCAATCCTTTTACTGTCAAGGATGAAAAACTCTTTGAAATTCTGCAAACCCAAGAACTAACTGCAAAAAATCTTCAAAGTCTCTTTCAAGGTCTGGGACGTGATACGGCAAATGAATTGGAAAACATTCTTGTCAGTGATAAACTGTCTACTTTCCGAAACTTTTTCAGTCAAGAAACCAAGCCATGCTTAACAGAGACTTCCTTCAGCCCAGTTCCTTTTGTAAATCAGGTGGGAGAGCCTTTTGCCAGCCTTTCTGACTTGCTGGACACCTACTATAAGGACAAGGCTGAACGCGACCGTGTCAAACAGCAAGCCAGCGAACTGATTCGACGTGTTGAAAATGAACTTCAGAAAAATCGACATAAGCTGAAAAAACAAGAAAAAGAATTACTGGCAACAGACAATGCTGAGGAATTTCGCCAAAAAGGGGAATTGTTGACAACCTTCCTCCACCAAGTGCCTAATGACCAAGATCAGGTTACCTTGGACAACTACTACACCAATCAACCTATCACCATTGCGCTTGATAAGGCCTTGACTCCCAGTCAGAATGCCCAACGCTATTTTAAACGTTACCAGAAACTCAAAGAAGCTGTCAAATACCTGACTGAACTGATTGAAGAAACCAAGGCAACCATTCTCTATCTGGAAAGTGTCGAGACTGTTCTTAACCAAGCTGGGCTGGAGGAAATCGCTGAAATCCGTGAAGAATTGATCCAAACTGGCTTTATTAGAAGACGCCAACGCGAGAAAATCCAGAAACGCAAAAAACCAGAACAGTATCTAGCGAGCGATGGCAAGACCATCATCTATGTCGGACGAAACAACCTGCAAAATGAGGAATTGACCTTTAAAATGGCCCGCAAGGAGGAACTTTGGTTCCATGCCAAGGACATTCCTGGAAGTCATGTCGTCATCTCAGGAAATCTTGACCCATCTGATGAAGTTAAAACAGATGCGGCCGAACTAGCTGCCTACTTCTCCAAAGGGCGTTTGTCAAATCTCGTGCAAGTGGATATGATTGAAGTGAAAAAGCTCAACAAACCAACAGGAGGAAAACCCGGTTTTGTAACCTATACAGGACAAAAGACCCTCCGTGTCACACCAGATCCAGAAAAAATCGCATCTATGAAAAAATCCTGA
- a CDS encoding peptidase U32, whose protein sequence is MEKIIITATAESIEQVEQLLEAGVDRIYVGEKDFGLRLPTTFSHDQLREIAKLVHEAGKELIVAVNALMHQDMMDRIKPFLDFLEEIKTDYITVGDAGVFYVVNRDGYSFKTIYDASTMVTSSRQINFWGQKAGASEAVLAREIPSAELFKMPEILEIPAEVLVYGASVIHHSKRPLLQNYYNFTHIDDEKTRKRDLFLAEPSDPESHYSIFEDNHGTHIFANNDLDLMTKLTELVEHGFTHWKLEGLYTPGQNFVEIAKLFIQARGLIQEGNFSHDQAFLLDEEVRKLHPKNRFLDTGFYDYDPDMVK, encoded by the coding sequence ATGGAAAAGATTATCATTACAGCAACTGCTGAAAGTATTGAACAAGTTGAACAACTACTCGAAGCTGGCGTAGATCGTATCTATGTTGGTGAGAAAGATTTTGGCCTTCGTCTGCCAACGACTTTTAGTCATGACCAATTGCGTGAGATTGCTAAGTTGGTTCATGAAGCAGGCAAGGAATTGATCGTCGCAGTCAATGCCCTCATGCACCAAGATATGATGGACCGAATCAAGCCTTTCCTAGACTTCTTGGAAGAAATCAAGACAGACTATATTACAGTAGGAGATGCAGGTGTCTTTTACGTGGTCAACCGTGATGGCTATTCCTTTAAGACCATCTACGATGCTTCAACCATGGTGACAAGCAGTCGTCAGATTAACTTCTGGGGTCAAAAGGCAGGCGCCTCTGAGGCTGTTTTGGCGCGTGAAATTCCATCTGCTGAACTCTTCAAGATGCCAGAGATTTTGGAAATTCCTGCTGAAGTATTGGTTTATGGAGCTAGTGTCATTCATCATTCTAAGCGTCCGCTCTTGCAAAACTACTATAACTTCACGCACATCGATGATGAAAAGACACGTAAACGTGACCTCTTCTTAGCAGAACCGAGTGACCCTGAGAGCCATTACTCTATCTTTGAAGACAATCATGGGACCCACATTTTTGCAAATAACGACCTTGATTTGATGACCAAATTGACAGAATTGGTGGAGCATGGTTTTACTCACTGGAAGCTAGAGGGGCTCTACACACCTGGTCAGAATTTTGTAGAAATTGCTAAACTCTTTATCCAAGCACGTGGCTTGATCCAAGAGGGCAACTTTAGCCATGACCAAGCCTTCTTGTTAGATGAGGAAGTGCGCAAGTTACACCCTAAAAACCGTTTCCTCGATACAGGATTCTATGATTACGATCCTGATATGGTTAAATAG
- a CDS encoding phosphopentomutase, with the protein MKRYALLVRGINVGGKNKVAMAQLRQELTELGLEKVETYINSGNIFFTSTDDKAQLVEKLEAFFEIHYPFIQSFSLLSHEDYEAELKNLPDWWTKDLARKDVLFYTEGLDVDQVIEKVESLELKDEVVHFGRLGIFWGKFSEKSYYATAYHKYLLKMPFYRNITIRNAKTFDKIGQMLKNNKGDTE; encoded by the coding sequence ATGAAACGCTATGCTTTACTGGTAAGGGGCATTAATGTAGGTGGGAAGAATAAGGTTGCTATGGCGCAACTTCGTCAAGAACTGACAGAGTTGGGACTGGAAAAAGTTGAAACCTATATCAACAGTGGCAATATTTTCTTTACTTCGACAGATGACAAAGCCCAATTGGTTGAAAAGTTAGAGGCTTTCTTTGAAATCCATTATCCATTTATTCAGAGCTTCTCTTTGCTGAGTCATGAAGACTATGAAGCAGAGCTGAAGAATCTGCCAGATTGGTGGACCAAAGACCTAGCTCGAAAAGATGTGCTCTTCTACACGGAGGGCTTGGATGTGGATCAAGTCATCGAGAAAGTTGAAAGTTTGGAACTGAAAGATGAAGTGGTTCATTTTGGAAGACTTGGGATTTTCTGGGGGAAATTCTCTGAAAAATCCTACTATGCAACTGCCTATCACAAGTACTTGCTCAAGATGCCTTTCTATCGCAACATCACCATTCGCAACGCAAAAACCTTTGACAAAATCGGTCAAATGCTAAAAAATAATAAAGGAGACACAGAATGA
- a CDS encoding hemin ABC transporter ATP-binding protein translates to MTALIEMNQVTKTYGEGKMRVVALHETNFQLNAGEFVAIVGPSGSGKTTFLTTLGQLQEASSGKILVKGKETGSLTEKEKTDLRFREFGFILQASNLIPFLTVKEQLDLIDKLDKGKNSKSDRKELFDLLDLEKVQNHYPKALSGGERQRAAIARALYNNPSIVLADEPTASLDTERAYQVTEMLAAIAHEQGRGVVMITHDTRLLDKVDRIYVMNDGHLVEETHA, encoded by the coding sequence ATGACAGCATTGATTGAAATGAATCAAGTGACAAAAACCTACGGGGAAGGAAAGATGAGAGTCGTAGCCCTGCATGAGACGAATTTTCAGCTAAATGCGGGAGAGTTCGTAGCTATCGTCGGGCCTTCTGGATCTGGAAAGACGACTTTTCTAACGACTCTAGGACAACTTCAGGAAGCATCGAGTGGAAAAATTTTGGTAAAGGGGAAGGAAACAGGCAGTTTGACGGAGAAGGAAAAAACAGATCTCCGTTTTAGAGAGTTTGGTTTCATTCTCCAGGCTTCAAACCTAATTCCGTTTCTAACAGTCAAGGAACAGCTGGATTTGATTGACAAACTAGATAAGGGAAAAAATAGTAAAAGTGACCGAAAAGAACTCTTTGACTTGTTGGATTTGGAAAAAGTTCAAAATCATTATCCCAAAGCTCTATCGGGTGGCGAACGTCAACGTGCCGCGATTGCTAGAGCGCTCTATAACAATCCAAGCATTGTGCTTGCAGATGAGCCGACAGCCAGTCTAGATACCGAGCGTGCTTACCAAGTAACGGAGATGCTGGCTGCCATTGCCCATGAACAAGGAAGAGGAGTTGTCATGATCACTCATGATACACGCCTTCTTGATAAGGTTGACCGTATTTATGTCATGAATGATGGCCACCTAGTTGAAGAAACACATGCATAA
- a CDS encoding NAD-dependent deacetylase — translation MDKIEQLQDLIDQSQRIVFFGGAGVSTESNIPDFRSSDGVYSHQLGRHFTAEQLVSRTMFERYPEDFFDFYKKYLIYPEAKPNAAHTYLAALEKTGKLKAVVTQNIDSLHEMAGSQKIFKLHGSADRNYCLGCQRFYDLTAFLALEGPVPHCLDCGKVVKPDVTLYEESLDMDVFSQAAQAIRQADLLIIGGTSLVVYPAASLVNYFSGTNLVLINKTSIQQDSQATLVIEGKIGEVFSKLRQ, via the coding sequence ATGGATAAAATTGAACAATTACAAGACTTGATAGATCAAAGCCAACGGATTGTTTTCTTTGGAGGGGCAGGAGTGTCAACCGAGTCTAATATCCCAGATTTTCGTAGTTCAGATGGTGTTTATAGTCATCAGTTAGGCCGTCATTTTACGGCAGAGCAACTCGTTTCTCGGACCATGTTTGAGCGCTATCCAGAAGATTTTTTTGACTTCTATAAAAAATACCTGATTTATCCAGAAGCCAAGCCTAATGCTGCTCACACTTATCTAGCTGCTTTGGAAAAGACAGGTAAGCTAAAGGCTGTTGTGACACAAAATATCGATAGTCTTCATGAAATGGCTGGCTCCCAAAAGATCTTTAAATTGCATGGGAGTGCGGACCGGAATTACTGCCTAGGTTGTCAACGTTTCTATGACTTAACTGCTTTTCTTGCCCTCGAGGGACCTGTTCCCCACTGCTTAGACTGTGGCAAGGTGGTCAAGCCTGACGTGACCTTGTATGAAGAATCACTTGACATGGATGTTTTTAGTCAAGCTGCACAAGCTATTCGGCAAGCAGACTTGCTGATTATTGGTGGGACTTCCTTGGTTGTTTATCCTGCAGCTAGCCTAGTAAACTATTTTTCTGGAACAAATCTGGTCCTTATCAATAAAACCAGTATTCAACAAGACAGCCAAGCTACATTGGTCATTGAAGGCAAGATTGGGGAAGTCTTTTCGAAATTGAGACAATAA
- a CDS encoding membrane protein, whose amino-acid sequence MSARKLEAYEFEQAPESNQTPLYQDYTPEAPVGPNLKEILFFVNIACFCIFMALFSFIFLAIKLNTALSFITAMATSFALLQLQRKIMKRKFSK is encoded by the coding sequence ATGTCCGCAAGAAAACTAGAAGCTTATGAGTTTGAACAAGCTCCCGAATCGAATCAAACTCCGCTTTACCAAGATTACACACCTGAAGCCCCAGTCGGCCCTAACCTAAAAGAGATTTTATTTTTTGTAAATATCGCTTGTTTCTGTATTTTTATGGCACTTTTTAGTTTTATCTTTTTAGCTATAAAATTAAATACAGCTTTGTCCTTTATCACTGCTATGGCAACAAGCTTCGCACTTTTACAACTTCAACGAAAGATAATGAAACGAAAATTTTCAAAATAA